A DNA window from Daucus carota subsp. sativus chromosome 3, DH1 v3.0, whole genome shotgun sequence contains the following coding sequences:
- the LOC108215328 gene encoding phospholipase A1 PLIP2, chloroplastic: MDGLCLKTGLMTAQIIVSDVRTTPAKIPAAVGRSPANGSASKWGFSMKYPFKSLWPVGGRRFEAVSQNDVVSVEEDDEEESEGGFGGRRDGNWVLKILQLRALREREERDEKSDDFDARSDEFGEESDEFDEKRGGFDEESECYGEECGLCGEGEEGNVVVDKGLFSKMLRRVNLGEARLYAQLSYLGSLAYSIPRIEPGNLLKYHGFHFVTSSVEKQEQALKAEREKVLKDKGSADYQNKEKSSPDSQKKENVSAEVLEKENDIGEYSEEKQATGAEETEENPKDMAETDEEKERENQLSAYVAYRIAASAASYLLYHTTNLLPFRSSNAEVREDLSKDSVGTVNMLNNVDMMNGDVASLIATTDSVTSVVAAKEEVKQAVADDLNSTSSTPCEWFVCDDDKTTTRFFVIQGSESLASWQANLLFEPVKFEGLDVLVHRGIYEAAKGIYEQMLPEVRSHVKNHGDQAMFRFTGHSLGGSLSMLVNLMLLIRGDVPPPLLLPIVTFGAPAIMCGGDRLLQKLGLPKSHVQSICMHRDIVPRAFSCNYPTHVTELLKAVNGKFRGHPCLEDNGLLYFPMGEFLILQPDENFSPHHELLPSGSGLYLLTCPASDDKEAEKHLRAAQVAFLNTPHPLEILSDRSSYGSEGAILRDHDMTSYLKTIQNFIRQELNQVRKTRREHRRKFMWPLIARSNLNEDIAVGSPVASSTSSNNEQFNFAGVLHTGRESFRRLTKLLTSRHMHVVLVFLFPARILILGAYNMINFH, from the exons ATGGACGGGTTATGCTTAAAGACGGGTTTGATGACGGCCCAGATCATCGTATCCGACGTCCGGACAACTCCGGCGAAAATTCCGGCGGCGGTTGGGCGGTCGCCGGCAAATGGGTCGGCGTCAAAATGGGGGTTTTCGATGAAATATCCGTTTAAATCATTGTGGCCAGTTGGTGGTAGAAGATTTGAAGCTGTTTcgcaaaacgacgtcgtttcggTGGAAGAGGATGATGAGGAGGAGAGTGAGGGAGGTTTTGGAGGGAGGAGAGATGGCAATTGGGTTTTGAAGATTTTGCAGTTGAGGgctttgagagagagagaggagagagatgaaaAAAGTGATGACTTTGATGCAAGAAGTGATGAAtttggtgaagaaagtgatgaatTTGATGAGAAGAGAGGTGGGTTTGATGAGGAGAGTGAGTGTTATGGTGAGGAGTGTGGGCTTTGTGGTGAGGGAGAGGAGGGAAATGTTGTGGTTGATAAAGGGTTGTTTTCGAAAATGTTGAGGAGGGTGAATTTGGGGGAGGCTAGGTTGTATGCTCAGTTGTCTTATCTGGGGAGTTTGGCCTATTCAATTCCAAGAATTGAG CCAGGCAATCTCTTGAAATACCATGGATTCCATTTTGTGACTTCATCGGTGGAGAAACAAGAGCAGGCATTGAAAGCCGAGAGAGAGAAGGTTTTGAAAGATAAGGGTTCAGCTGATTATCAAAATAAAGAGAAGAGTTCACCTGACTCTCAAAAGAAAGAGAACGTTTCAGCCGAGGTTCTTGAAAAGGAGAATGATATAGGTGAATATTCTGAGGAAAAACAGGCGACCGGGGCCGAAGAAACAGAAGAAAACCCAAAGGACATGGCGGAGACAGATGAAGAAAAGGAGCGTGAGAATCAACTAAGTGCATACGTTGCTTATAGAATTGCAGCTTCTGCTGCGTCGTATTTGCTATATCATACTACTAACTTACTTCCCTTCAGATCTTCCAATGCCGAAGTGAGGGAAGACTTGTCCAAGGATAGTGTAGGCACTGTAAATATGCTGAACAATGTTGACATGATGAACGGGGACGTGGCCTCTCTTATTGCGACAACTGATTCTGTGACATCTGTTGTTGCTGCAAAGGAGGAAGTGAAACAGGCTGTTGCCGATGATCTCAACTCAACAAGTTCTACACCTTGCGAGTGGTTTGTATGTGACGATGATAAAACAACTACAAGATTCTTTGTGATACAG GGGTCTGAGTCGTTGGCTTCATGGCAGGCTAACCTACTCTTTGAGCCCGTCAAATTTGAG GGACTAGATGTGCTTGTTCATAGAGGTATATATGAGGCTGCAAAGGGAATATATGAACAGATGTTGCCTGAAGTTCGTAGCCATGTAAAGAATCATGGCGATCAAGCCATGTTCCGTTTCACTGGGCACTCTCTTGGAGGAAGCTTATCAATGCTGGTGAACCTTATGTTATTAATCAGGGGCGATGTCCCTCCTCCTTTACTACTCCCTATCGTAACTTTTGGGGCACCAGCTATTATGTGTGGTGGAGATCGTTTACTCCAGAAGCTTGGTTTACCCAAGAGTCATGTACAATCAATTTGCATGCATCGTGACATTGTACCCCGAGCTTTCTCTTGCAACTATCCCACTCATGTGACAGAACTTCTCAAGGCTGTAAATGGCAAATTCAGGGGTCATCCGTGCCTTGAGGATAAT GGGTTGCTTTACTTTCCAATGGGGGAGTTCTTAATTTTACAACCAGATGAGAATTTTTCTCCACACCATGAGCTCCTTCCTTCTGGTAGTGGGTTATATCTGTTAACTTGTCCAGCTTCTGATGATAAAGAGGCAGAGAAGCATCTTCGAGCTGCACAAGTTGCGTTTTTAAACACACCTCACCCTCTTGAGATCTTGAGTGACCGATCTTCTTATGGTTCAGAAGGAGCCATCCTCAGAGATCATGACATGACCTCATACTTAAAAACTATACAAAATTTCATCCGCCAGGAGCTCAACCAAGTAAGGAAAACTAGAAGAGAACACCGAAGAAAGTTTATGTGGCCCCTCATTGCCCGAAGTAACTTAAATGAGGATATAGCCGTGGGTAGTCCTGTTGCATCATCAACTAGCTCAAATAATGAACAATTCAACTTTGCCGGTGTCCTACATACCGGTAGGGAATCTTTCAGACGGCTCACTAAGCTTCTTACATCACGGCACATGCACGTGGTTCTAGTATTCCTCTTTCCTGCAAGAATTTTAATCTTGGGTGCTTACAACATGATCAACTTCCATTGA
- the LOC108210501 gene encoding BRCT domain-containing protein At4g02110: MLPDLQFDHPSNFFHGVRFVLCGFDPINKTQVFDKLVQGGGVDVGQYGPRCTHVIVDGLTYDDPVCVAAREDGKVVVNGLWVAHSFDAGVAVDPTSIMYRPPRDLKGIPGAKSLLVCLTGYQRQDRDDIMTMVSLMGANFSKPLVANRVTHLICYKFEGDKYELAKRTNRIKLVNHLWLEDCLKAWDLLPEADYNKSGFELEELEAEAKDSEDETEISLKKNQLLNPKQDFKMDRPNSSSSKDLPTLNNTNDIASANRKDRNSHLDLNTPERLNKESEVLDSRGAEAFSNASCKKPVRSSDRTAVPTTVGKNVASPNEMCGLSDASHLNIKSYDSKSPMRTTSFGYSGNVTGLGMAPMVNAGDGADILSEHQKNETAIGCFRTPVKPVLPQREQSSTINENRTHQAQKTDHSPATRVSIHSPEMNRSKTSEAASSIGGLNEIRRSPASIAPVSENCNTKNRKGAGLIEAFEIPVMGSEKAKRENNPENGDVAKRQDSDASEALNTALPRTSETKKSNVSSNLRLPVDAHVKRPTKMSGRMSWSKGVASSQKGSIYLSKSSSEVDPAISLNSAAEDDPAISLNVGERTKNNEMIEVIPSATNLNADLEKASHDDLQSGSKVQYNPLSMDEDTEAPEENEENELREGLFQVNNGKGKLDITRKDDKSDYARKQKGGSHIETYGEDNDGAKEKEITRGIRKLGKSATSHNKRLREEKDETCKKEATHGKRKLVEIKKKANPSGASEVDKGNEFVKAIDGENCRDVEPGSTENYVEDKLKETQHNKSDCNVSGMHSCKSSGVNKGGSNQTKATCGKRKLVESSNLENTVNDDEKTVKKRPSSKTQIKKKVPSTAKMTKSKEACSEDAEKETTEDNRTHPTGELKNTKSINKLNRSVEQEKENKPVRTVDQNASHGKNVQKLASTKAINKIGKEETKHLPNFDRVEIQKKPNTEPVRFILSGHKLQKKEFQQVIRQLKGKVCRDSHNWSYQATHFIVPEPIRRTEKFFAAAASGRWILKTDYLSDSSQAGKFLAEEPYEWYKSGSSEDDAINLEAPRKWRLQREKTGHGAFYGMSIVIYGECITPSLDTLKRVLKAGEGTILATSPPYTRFLNSGIDFAVVSPGMPRVDIWVQEFIRHEIPCISADYLVDFICKPGCSLDKHVLYDTYPWAEKSLERVVNQSEESAELASPPRDGQSPPPFEEVTTPVNADVNDLPCEVCGSRDRGEDMLICGSESGTKGCGTGRHIDCCDPPLPDVPSEDWFCPKCSKKPSKKKVRAAKRK; this comes from the exons ATGTTACCAGACTTGCAATTTGACCACCCAAGTAATTTTTTTCATGGGGTTCGCTTTGTTCTTTGTGGGTTTGACCCCATTAACAAAACCCAG GTTTTCGATAAGCTTGTTCAAGGGGGTGGAGTTGATGTGGGTCAGTACGGACCTCGGTGTACTCATGTTATTGTCGATGGCCTCACATAT GATGATCCAGTGTGCGTCGCTGCCCGCGAGGATGGCAAGGTAGTAGTTAATGGTTTGTGGGTTGCTCATAGCTTCGATGCTGGGGTGGCTGTTGACCCAACCTCT ATCATGTACAGACCTCCGAGGGATTTAAAAGGAATTCCTGGTGCGAAGTCGTTACTAGTGTGCTTGACTGGATACCAGCGGCAAGATCGAGATGATATTATG ACAATGGTTAGTTTAATGGGAGCAAACTTTTCAAAGCCATTGGTAGCAAACAGAGTTACCCACCTTATATGCTATAAATTTGAAG GTGATAAGTACGAGCTTGCCAAGAGAACTAATAGAATCAAGCTTGTCAACCATCTTTGGTTGGAAGATTG TTTAAAGGCATGGGATCTTCTTCCAGAAGCGGATTACAACAAGAG TGGATTTGAGCTGGAAGAACTGGAAGCAGAAGCTAAAGATTCTGAAGACGAAACAGAGATCTCGTTAAAGAAAAACCAACTCTTGAATCCGAAACAGGATTTTAAAATGGACCGACCTAATTCAAGTTCATCAAAAGATCTGCCAACTCTTAATAATACAAATGATATTGCTTCTGCTAACAGAAAGGATAGGAATTCTCATCTCGACCTGAATACCCCAGAAAGGCTTAATAAAGAATCTGAAGTGCTTGATTCTCGTGGTGCCGAAGCTTTTAGCAATGCTAGTTGTAAAAAGCCAGTTAGATCTTCTGATAGAACAGCGGTTCCTACAACGGTTGGAAAGAACGTTGCCTCTCCGAATGAGATGTGTGGTCTTTCTGATGCAAGTcatttaaatatcaaaagttATGATAGTAAAAGCCCAATGAGAACAACTTCCTTTGGGTATTCGGGAAATGTGACAGGTTTGGGCATGGCTCCAATGGTAAATGCCGGTGATGGTGCTGACATCTTAAGTGAACACCAAAAAAATGAAACTGCTATCGGCTGTTTTAGGACCCCAGTTAAGCCTGTCTTACCTCAGAGAGAGCAATCTAGTACAATAAATGAAAACAGGACACACCAAGCACAGAAGACAGATCATAGTCCAGCAACACGAGTGTCTATTCATTCACCGGAGATGAACAGGAGTAAAACTTCTGAAGCTGCATCTTCAATAGGTGGTTTAAATGAGATTAGGAGATCACCAGCAAGTATTGCACCCGTTTCAGAAAATTGTAATACAAAGAATAGAAAAGGTGCTGGTTTGATTGAGGCATTTGAAATTCCAGTCATGGGGTCTGAAAAGGCCAAGCGGGAAAATAACCCTGAGAATGGAGATGTTGCAAagagacaagatagtgatgcgTCTGAAGCTTTGAATACCGCACTGCCGCGAACTTCAGAGACTAAGAAATCAAATGTTTCTTCTAACTTGCGCTTGCCTGTTGATGCACATGTAAAGCGGCCCACAAAGATGTCTGGTAGAATGTCTTGGAGTAAAGGTGTTGCATCCAGTCAAAAAGGTTCCATCTACTTGAGTAAAAGTTCTTCTGAAGTTGATCCTGCAATATCTTTAAATAGTGCTGCTGAAGACGATCCTGCAATATCTTTAAATGTGGGGGAGAGGACAAAAAACAATGAAATGATTGAGGTAATTCCCTCAGCAACTAATCTTAATGCGGACTTGGAAAAAGCATCTCATGATGACTTACAATCTGGTAGCAAAGTTCAATACAATCCTTTGTCAATGGATGAGGATACTGAGGCTCCAGAGGAGAATGAGGAAAATGAGCTGAGGGAAGGTCTTTTTCAGGTAAATAATGGAAAAGGTAAATTAGATATTACACGGAAGGATGATAAATCAGATTACGCGCGGAAACAGAAAGGTGGTAGTCATATTGAGACATATGGTGAAGATAATGATGGTGCTAAAGAGAAAGAGATTACACGTGGTATCAGAAAGTTGGGTAAATCAGCGACTAGTCATAATAAGAGACTTCGTGAAGAGAAAGATGAGACTTGTAAGAAAGAGGCCACACATGGTAAGAGAAAGTTGGTGGAAATCAAGAAAAAAGCTAATCCTTCTGGGGCTTCAGAGGTTGATAAAGGAAATGAGTTTGTTAAGGCAATTGATGGAGAAAATTGTAGAGATGTTGAGCCAGGCAGTACAGAGAATTATGTAGAAGATAAATTAAAGGAAACACAACATAACAAATCTGACTGTAATGTTAGTGGGATGCATAGTTGTAAATCATCTGGTGTAAACAAAGGTGGCAGTAACCAGACAAAGGCCACTTGTGGTAAGAGAAAGCTAGTGGAATCTAGTAACTTGGAGAACACTGTGAATGATGATGAAAAGACTGTGAAGAAACGTCCCTCGAGtaaaacacaaataaagaaAAAGGTTCCTTCTACTGCAAAGATGACAAAGTCAAAGGAAGCATGTAGTGAGGATGCTGAAAAGGAAACGACTGAGGATAATAGAACACATCCCACAGGTGAACTGAAGAATACCAAAtctattaataaattgaatagATCAGTGGAACAGGAGAAGGAGAATAAGCCGGTTCGCACCGTGGATCAAAATGCGAGTCATGGTAAAAATGTGCAAAAATTGGCGTCTACTAAAGCTATTAATAAAATTGGCAAAGAGGAAACCAAACACTTACCCAATTTTGATAGAGTTGAAATACAAAAGAAACCAAACACTGAACCTGTAAGGTTTATACTAAGTGGACACAAGCTGCAGAAAAAGGAGTTTCAACAGGTAATACGGCAATTGAAGGGGAAAGTGTGCAGAGATTCTCATAATTGGTCATATCAGGCAACACACTTTATTGTTCCCGAACCAATACGTCGAACAGAGAAGTTTTTTGCTGCTGCTGCATCTGGAAG GTGGATTTTGAAGACTGATTATTTAAGTGATAGTAGTCAGGCAGGAAAGTTTTTGGCCGAGGAACCTTATGAGTGGTACAAGAGTGGCTCAAGTGAAGATGATGCTATTAACTTGGAGGCACCAAGGAAGTGGCGCCTTCAAAGAGAAAAAACTGGGCATGGTGCATTTTATGGAATGAGCATAGTTATATATGGAGAATGCATCACCCCATCTTTG GATACACTTAAGCGTGTTTTGAAGGCGGGAGAAGGAACAATCTTAGCCACTTCTCCTCCGTACACCCGATTCTTGAATTCAGGGATTGACTTTGCAGTGGTCAGTCCTGGCATGCCACGTGTTGACATATGGGTTCAGGAGTTCATTAGACACGAGATACCTTGCATTTCAGCTGATTACTTGGTCGACTTTATCTGCAAACCTGGTTGCTCCCTTGATAAACATGTCCTATATGACACATATCCTTGGGCAGAGAAGTCACTCGAGAGGGTAGTCAACCAATCTGAAGAGAGTGCTGAACTAGCATCCCCCCCTCGTGATGGTCAAAGTCCTCCACCATTTGAAGAGGTAACAACACCTGTGAATGCTGATGTAAATGACCTGCCATGTGAAGTATGTGGTTCACGTGATAGAGGAGAGGACATGCTGATCTGCGGTAGCGAAAGCGGAACCAAGGGTTGTGGCACCGGCAGACACATTGATTGCTGTGATCCTCCTCTGCCCGATGTACCCTCGGAAGACTGGTTTTGCCCCAAGTGCAGCAAGAAACCTTCCAAGAAGAAGGTCCGAGCCGCGAAAAGGAAGTGA